The nucleotide window GCCAACCCCTTCAGCATTTCGGTGACCATCGGTATCCAACACCAATGGTTCTTGATCTTCATCAAGTGCCTCACTTACACTTGCTTCCGCAAGTTCTTGACTTGCATTTTCTACAAAAGACTCCATTCCAGTATCCACCAGAGTATCTACTGATTCTTGTTCATCAGCATTAGAGCTTTTGACTTCCTCATTCCCATCAACAGGAACCTCACTCGGAATTTCTGTAGGAAGAGCATCAGGCGGCACTTCACTGTCCTCATCTTTGCTTGGATAATCAGACCAAATTTCAGGTGAAGAGAGAATTCTTCCAAAGGTTTTTGCAGGACGCTTCTCTGGTTGCAAAGCTCCATCATCATGTCCCAACTTTGATCCCTCGGATGGACCCACTTTACCTTCTTTGCTTAAAGTAGATTCAAACAACTGAGAATATCTATCTAGCGACTCATTCAGGGAGGATGCTCTTCTAATCCGATTGGGTGTATTCTTTCCGCTTAAGGAAGAAACTGTGTCGCTCTCATAACTGCTTCTGGGACTTTCCACCACAGATTTTGCATCCTTGGAAGGCTTGCGGCCGTATGGGATTCTATGGAGAATCCCATCCATGGAAATCCGGAGCCGCTCCTTTTTGCTCTCTCTGATTGCATGTTTTAACTTCTGCTTAATGTCCTTGAACCGATTTAAAACTACTCCATTATCCTTCTGCTTCTTCAGTTCATGGGTTGAACCTGGCAAAGACTCCAGCCCAGTACCACCGTCTGCATCAACAGCTAATGGCATAGACTTTGAAGAATTACTGTCCGAAGAGTTACCATTGTTCAACTGCAATAATGAGTTCTGAGATTGCACCTTCCTTTCTTGCTTCAAAATGGACCATATTTCCCCTTGCTTATGGTTGTGTTTCACAAGCTCGGGATTATTTCTGCCTGGTAAATTGGCTCCTGGGAACGACCCACACTTGGTTAGTACCACCTCCCCAGTATGAGAGGCTTGTAAATGATTTTCCAAGATGGAGTTTGGGTCTTGTAGGATTTTTAGAAGCAATTCCCGGTTTGCATTAAATATCTGGAGCGCTTCGAGAAACTCTTTCGATTGGTTGTGCATCAACAATGCTTCCTTTGCTTCCAGTAGCTTCTCAAGAAGCACTTGTTTTTCAAGCAAATGAGTCGCAGGCACATCAAGCTGGCTGTGATCTGAGTAGCTCCCGCCATTTCTGGCCCCACATACCTCGCATTGGTGATTGGAAAGAATTAGGTTTTCAGGGGGTGTTGGCAAAATTGGGttgtgggccttgctcatagaaGGGCTATTCTCATGTGAGTGGAGTCCTATTCTTGGACTCTCACCAACTGAAGACTTTTCATCAGGATCATAATCTGAGTAATGGATGGACTCGGTACGCAGCAACCGTGCAGAGAAAGATGGAGTTCGCCGCTTCTGTGGTTTCTCTTTAGACATTTCTTCAGCAATTAGTGTTTTTATGCGTGGTCTGCCAGATTGTTTGCTTGGACTGCTATCTTTTGTCTTATCTTCAATCTGGAGCATTTCAAGTGCAAATAGCCAAGAAATTTAAATTAGTTctgaggaaaaaaaagaaaaagaaaaaaagaaaagagaaaaggacaaaaaaaaacaacattcaaAATAGCCAAGTGTTTAtgagggaaaaagaagaagattgtcTCAATGCTAGATTGGTGGATTAATATGCAGGCAGTAAAAGAGCCATGCTTGAATCCGCACAACAAAAAATCTCAGATTGAGATTGTCAATGAGTCCCAAACACTCATATTCACTTAACAATGATGGATGCGATCCAAGGTTCATTTTCAAGTCATCTATATCACTCAATTCCTGAGATACCCATATTACACAAAATGGCTAGCAAAAATCAATAGTACTATATATTACACAAAACGACTAGCAAAAATCAATAGCACTAGGCAAGGAGTCCAAAAGGAAGTGCtgatcaaggtattccataacagtaatggtgaccataatggccaccaccgttacctttacgatatgattcgtaatggctgttatggcccccgtaatggcctttaacaaaaaataataataaaaaaaaatggaaaagaaaccCCGAAAAACCTTTATCTGCCCCGTAccgttgaaaaaaaataataatccgaAAAACCTTTATCTACCCTGTAACAGATCATTACAGGGCTGTTACGGGCTTTAGAGGGGACATAACAGGCCGTTAACATCGGTTATAGTTCATTTTTTCtttaacggctgttacggccgttacgaccctgtaATGTAAAATGGTTActactgttacctttacgtaacggcctttacggcacaccatggcgCTGATGCACCCTTCTAGAGTGGAAATAACTAATTATTCCGTGAGTTGGACATAACTAGTAACTGTAGCTTTCGTACTAAGAAAGAAACTGAATCTACATCAATTCCTTTTGGTTTCTATGCCCAAGTGGAACTTCACAATTTAAGTCTATCGAGATTATCCCTCTTGATTAATAAAGGTAGAAAGCATGTTAAAAATTTGTATGATGCCAAAGTGTAAGATTTTGGCTGTCCCACACCAACTTGACCGGGTCATAACAGTTTCAAAAGGAACCAAAATGACACATACATGTGTCGTGACTTGGCCAAATCAACTTAACCATGTTTTGGCAAAGACCAAACAATTCTAGCCATTAAGAACCCGAATCCAgaaccacatacatcaagagagaaaaaaaacccTTGAATACATGGGTTTGGTGACCAAGAAAAGTCAGATAGggttctgcttcttttttttttttcgttctaTTCCTTTTTGCCAACTTCAAACCCTCTACGTAAAGGTGGGATGATGAAGCTCAATTCCACCTAGGAAAGCTTCAGGTTGGCCAGATAGGGTTCTTCTTGCAAACAAACTTGCTCATTTTACAGAGGTCTAGCATGCTCAACAATGCCACCACTTGCACCTCCAAGGCTTCCACCTGATCTTTCAGAAACGATAACATGCATTTCCTAGAGCCATCATTCTCCATTGCAAGTAAACAGGATGTTCAATGTGAGATGTTGTTATTCTAGCTAGACTCTAAAATCTCAAAAACAGATTGAGTTACGTTTCAGTCTCTTGAAACCTGGTTAGTACCATATGTCGTTAAATCAAGCTATGATACATGTATTGGCCGTTCAAGCATGGTATGCAGAATTGTGACTGTAGCGCAGTACAGTCGCTTGGGGAATCAAGTTGACTAGAGATTTGGGGGAGTCAAATCCAGGAGTTGAGCTACTTAAATTTCTACAATAAATAAAAACAGGAAAGATGGAAAAGAAATCATTAGACCCTGTTTGCACAACAATTGAGAGCTGAAGTTATTCTACACCATTACCCATAATTTATTCAATTCCACACAGATTATTGGTTGCTTGGTTGTCATGCTTAAGATTTAAATTTAAGTAGTTATAAATTTATTACCTGTTTGGTTGCTAATTTAAAGCACTTTAAATTTATTACTTATTTGGTCGCACTGTTAAGATGACTATACGCGTTTAGGTTGGCCCAATCAATTATATACTGTAAAGGGTTCAATtgttgatttggaccatccatcgtgtgtgcCCCACCTATGATTTCCATTATCCCCAGTAATCAATTTGATCAAACGATTCTCGTCATTTTATTAATGGCCAGAAAACTGGAGTCCCCATTGATCAGTTTTGAAAAGGTCTTATTATCGTTAAGGACCACTCGTCATGCAGCCCCACCTTTTCTTTGCTCACCCCTCACAAAACAGGggggaggaagaaagaaagaaagaaaatcattttgatcaaacaatcctaaccatctgatgcAGTTAGACCTCAAATTTCATGCGTACACCTTAAGAGGTCCAGAGTGGACCCCACAGGATCAAGTGGATCCACATGGTTACATGTGTGGAGAAAGTAATGTTTCTTTAGATTGCTTATGTTTTATGTTTAAAATTAAGTGAAAAGCCTACTTGTGTGTTATTACATAACACTGCTCAAGGACTATTTGGACCTCTCATTGCATCAGGGTCTTTGCCTTCTTCACACTATATAATGTCTTTATGGGATGTGTGACCTCATTATGCATTGAAGAAATAAAATATTTCAGCTTTGAGTTTTCTCATTATTCCGGGGGGAAGATCAAGTGAATACCAGTGTCAGTGACTACTGACTAGTGGCTGTAGAGACCCGTGCCAAAACCTTGGtcactttattttctttctttttggcatACAATTTCAAGATTCTATCAAATCCAGAATTTAAATGGAAGAACGATTGGCTGTCCACCAAACAGCATCCTTCCTAAGctcttttttttagaaaaaaaaagaagaaaaagaagcaagGCTCTTGAAAAGTTTCCTAAGCTTAAAAAAAAAGGCTCTCGAAAGCCCCCCTCTTTGATAGAGATTCTTGAAACTGACCATGGCAGTGCTCTAATTGAAACCACTTGCATGCCAGGGTAATTCAACCCAGCATCGACCCCATCCAACTATTACATCCATTAGGATTGTAGAGGGGCAATTGCTAGGCAAGCCACCATGCCTGAAGCATGCACAGACAAGTTCCCTCATGCTACATAATAAACACAGGCACCCAAGTTGGCATCAATCCAAGTGGAAAGGACATGCTCAAGCAGGCAGCTGCAATGAATACTAGGGAGCCaatggataaatttttttttttaccaaaacaTCCAAGCACATATCAACACAATCATGCACAGCCTGCATTTCATCCTAACCATCATGCATCATCCGAAAAGTCAAAAGTTGCACAAGTTAAAACATGCTATTGTTTTAAATGTAACAGAGTTTTTATTAAAACTAAACATTGTTTACAAAATAGCCAAAACCGAGTGACCCTTTTGTCAGTCCACAAAGCCAATAAAACCTGCAAACAGGCATGCATCTTCCCTAATAACTGATCAATATAGAACATGTTTGAATCAGTTGCCAAAGAAGAAGTTTCTATGAACTTACGAGACAactatcttcttcttcatccataGAAGTGTCTGCTTCCCCAGTTGCAGAGACATTAAGCTTCGTTCTTGGAGTCTTGTCACCTATAAGTAAGAAACAAGTTAACAGGACAACAAGAAAAAAATGTACATCTTACCAGTTAACAGCAGGTCCAACCAGATGAAACACAGGCAAAATCAACATAACTATACATGAAGTAGCACAAGAAagcatcatcataatcatcatggtCTTCAAAACTTAAGCCAaaacttccaacatgaatccgaacaatttgacattccaaactcatgctagggcatctgaagttatggtccttgatagagtggaatggcataaaaggattcatgtagccaaccccaattagttggggcaAGGCTATGATAATGacgatgatgatcatcatcaGGGTCTTCAAAGCCTCATTCCAGCCATTTGGGAGCAGGCTGGTGTGTCGCTACCAGGCAGAGTTGACGGAGCATGAAAGCATTCGaaaaaatcattataaaaaaagtGAATTGATATTTGCCTATCTTTCTGATACATACAACCCCTTTTCTACTTTAggtactaaaataaataaattaaaataaaaaataaaaaataaaaaatgaccatAGATCATAATAAAAGTAGAGAGAGGAGCGTATCAATGAAAAAATGGGGTGTAAAGAGTAGCCCCAGAATAATCTGATAAAAAACGTACAAAAATTACACAGGAATGATGGAATGCATGAAGGAAATATTAACAAAGTGATGAAAAAAGCCACATAAAACATGCACTCAAATGCTTTCACATTTTTTCCCTTCGTTCCCACACATATTTCAAGATTAGATTTTGAAACATGCAATAGGATTCCCGCCCAACACTTCTGTATGTACCATCGAACCACTGCAAActatttttatttgtgatagcaaCTTAACCAATAGCACCTGCTTATCAGATTGACGGAACCATGACTTTGATGTACCAATTTACAAGAAAGCTCACCATGTTTGCAGAAATAAATGAAAGAAGTAAAGAACCCAGATTAAGCTGAGGTAATTCCTTACCTCCACCATGCCTTCGATTCCCATACTTCTTGTCTGATAGCATCTTCTTGATATGAAGCCGCTGGTGAAAATCGAAAAAATTAAATATTCCTCGCATGCAGCTTGGGTAAGCTTTCTCAAACTGTAGAGTAGAGTACTCCCGCTCCAGTCGTTTTTCCATATTGGCAGGCAGTTGAGCTTTCACCAAATCCACTCAAGCACGCAAAACCACTTAAGATGCTATCCTGTTAACCTGACCCAAAATAACCAGGAATCCAGCTCCGAGGTAAACAAAAGGGCAAAACCATCTTCCAATATAGTACAAGTCTCTTATCATAGGGGCAAAACACTGCATCAATGAACTAGTAATATATAGAAAATATTCAAACACAAGCCGCTTGGTCTAGCTAAAATGTTTGCAAATCTCTAGTTCGAAAATATTCAAACATGGAATTTGAAATGACACTTCTTTTCAGGGCAGGCTTTGGATGTTCCTGGTTCCCAAGGCAAACATGATGTGCTACACCAAATCCTAGCTGAGATAAGAATGGGCTTCTTGAGTTCTTGTTCTTACCCACCTAGAATTTGCAGTGGGAAGAAAAGCATGAAAACAGAAGCCTACATAATGCAGACTACCCACGAATCACCATTTCGCAGTTCGCTCAAACGCGCTTGAAACAATAAAGTTTACATTGCGATGCCCCTACTGTTAGAAAATGATTATTTTACCTTAAATTCCACAAAATTCAAAACCAAACGGCATACAGGTATGTAAATGCATGATATACATAAATTCATGTGTGCATGGTATTCAAACCCCATTCTAAAATACATCTTGTGCATCGACtgtgtgagagggagagagaaagcaAGAGGGTGTGTTTGAATGAATATCAGAAAACACAGGATCCCGCCTTTACTGTGACAAAAGAAGTTCCAATGTAGTCCAACTAGAAATGGTTTTCACCACAAAAGTGATAGGATCTCATTGGTTCAGCAGCAATATCAGCAACAGAACTCGCTCCAAAACCCGTGTACAAAGGTTTCAACATAAAGAAAGGGTGCATCCAAACGCCATGCGGACGCAATATCAGCAACAGAAAACACactcaaaacccaaaacaaagtaAGATGGGATTAAGTTTGCAGTTTCAACATCAAAAAGGTGCATCCAAACGCTATGCAGAAGCAATATCAGCAAAAGAAAACCCGCCCAAAACCGATACTTGGTAAGACGGGATTAAATTTGCGCTTTCAACACAAAAAAGAGAGCAACCAAACGCTATGCGGAAGGAATTCTCTTCAATCCAATTCCAACTAATCTACAATAAAATTCTGCAGCGTTCAAACCCCAGTTCGAAAATTCACCCAACGATTCTGATCTTTAAACAAAAGAACGCATTCTAGCATTTACAGGAGCCCGTTGTCGCACAATAACAATAAAAGGAAATCAACCTGACGCCTCCACCAATAAAAAATCAACAAGAAAGGGTCCAAAACgaagaaaaaacacaaaattCTCAGAACAGAAACGCCTCCAAAGCAATCCAAGAAATGGGTTTTCTTTCTAACAATCAAATatagaaaacccaacaaaatcatcaagattaaaaaggaaaaaatgacATCCACTTGAATTATTTACACTGAATTTCGATATATATCCAAAAAGTTCATACgaaacagaaaaaaaataaaaataaaataaaataaaataaaaaa belongs to Magnolia sinica isolate HGM2019 chromosome 8, MsV1, whole genome shotgun sequence and includes:
- the LOC131254136 gene encoding uncharacterized protein LOC131254136, with protein sequence MEKRLEREYSTLQFEKAYPSCMRGIFNFFDFHQRLHIKKMLSDKKYGNRRHGGGDKTPRTKLNVSATGEADTSMDEEEDSCLIEDKTKDSSPSKQSGRPRIKTLIAEEMSKEKPQKRRTPSFSARLLRTESIHYSDYDPDEKSSVGESPRIGLHSHENSPSMSKAHNPILPTPPENLILSNHQCEVCGARNGGSYSDHSQLDVPATHLLEKQVLLEKLLEAKEALLMHNQSKEFLEALQIFNANRELLLKILQDPNSILENHLQASHTGEVVLTKCGSFPGANLPGRNNPELVKHNHKQGEIWSILKQERKVQSQNSLLQLNNGNSSDSNSSKSMPLAVDADGGTGLESLPGSTHELKKQKDNGVVLNRFKDIKQKLKHAIRESKKERLRISMDGILHRIPYGRKPSKDAKSVVESPRSSYESDTVSSLSGKNTPNRIRRASSLNESLDRYSQLFESTLSKEGKVGPSEGSKLGHDDGALQPEKRPAKTFGRILSSPEIWSDYPSKDEDSEVPPDALPTEIPSEVPVDGNEEVKSSNADEQESVDTLVDTGMESFVENASQELAEASVSEALDEDQEPLVLDTDGHRNAEGVGVGDELDELKMLKERRYIPLHEQEIGAMKDDSAGPVQPSPISVLRSSFVEDALEGKAFLIFYVTRPSQLRMIGLDLSESPRFFNLHLQTYTCKYNTQITAGSELKPRRIDFDDVDLQTEADAPDRLGSIEYVDEVQSLSEQAHSDISNVQVDMKDEADFNYVRDILHKSRFSIDELLGMWYLPDQPVDPSLFDKIECSTPDHDGTLYVAGGSCDHLLLFDLINEVLIEIYRRSFSCCPWQLCTDSSIRPMPVGPHVLEEVWASISWYLSSRSQLDPKLEYVVARDLSKNDGWMNIQPEAECVGLELEDWILDDLLDEVTYEIAGF